A section of the Streptomyces sp. V3I8 genome encodes:
- a CDS encoding TetR/AcrR family transcriptional regulator produces the protein MTAQSFPVSEIVASRRPHRKDAARNYDALLTAAREAFTEQGADASLEDIARRAGVGIGTLYRNFPTRRHLFESLYADEVDALCQVAGEVAGLEPWEALTTWLDRFAGYMVTKRAVREALNDESEIFAACRDSMYAAGTPLFERAQRAGEARTDMDFVDLLRMVAGITATTFENDAQRDRVMSIALDGVRVTH, from the coding sequence GTGACCGCCCAGTCGTTCCCCGTCAGTGAGATCGTCGCGAGCCGGCGGCCGCACCGGAAGGACGCGGCGCGCAACTACGACGCGCTGCTCACCGCGGCGCGCGAGGCCTTCACGGAGCAGGGCGCGGACGCCTCCCTGGAGGACATCGCCCGCCGGGCGGGCGTCGGCATCGGCACGCTGTACCGCAACTTCCCGACCCGCAGGCACCTCTTCGAGAGCCTCTACGCGGACGAGGTCGACGCCCTGTGCCAGGTGGCCGGGGAGGTCGCCGGCCTGGAACCGTGGGAGGCGCTGACCACATGGCTGGACCGGTTCGCCGGCTACATGGTGACCAAGCGGGCCGTCCGTGAGGCGCTCAACGACGAGTCGGAGATCTTCGCCGCCTGCCGCGACTCGATGTACGCGGCCGGCACCCCGCTGTTCGAGCGGGCGCAGCGGGCCGGTGAGGCGCGTACGGACATGGACTTCGTCGACCTGCTGCGCATGGTCGCGGGCATCACCGCGACGACGTTCGAGAACGACGCGCAGCGCGACCGGGTCATGTCCATCGCCCTCGACGGCGTACGCGTCACCCACTGA
- a CDS encoding response regulator transcription factor, with protein MHAIRVLLVDDQPMIRTGFRLILEAEPDIEVVGEASDGAGAVDGARSLRPDIVLMDIRMPHMDGVEATRRIVAAGSPSRIVILTTFDLDAHVVDALRAGASAFLVKDGPADSLVGAIRTVAAGDAVLSPRVTHSLLDRFAHLAAPATPDVPSRLGALTGRELDVLRALSRGLSNAEIALELGVGETTVKTHIAHILEKYGLRDRVQAVILAYDCGLVVPRGRR; from the coding sequence ATGCACGCGATCCGCGTCCTGCTGGTCGATGACCAGCCCATGATCCGGACCGGATTCCGGCTCATCCTCGAGGCCGAACCGGACATCGAGGTCGTGGGCGAGGCGTCGGACGGCGCCGGGGCCGTCGACGGTGCCCGGTCCCTGCGTCCGGACATCGTCCTGATGGACATCCGGATGCCGCACATGGACGGCGTCGAGGCCACGCGCCGCATCGTGGCGGCGGGATCGCCGAGCCGCATCGTCATCCTGACCACCTTCGACCTGGACGCGCACGTGGTGGACGCCCTGCGCGCGGGGGCCAGCGCCTTCCTCGTCAAGGACGGGCCCGCCGACTCGCTGGTCGGCGCCATCCGCACGGTGGCCGCCGGTGACGCCGTGCTCTCGCCGCGCGTCACCCACAGCCTGCTCGACCGCTTCGCCCACCTCGCCGCACCCGCGACCCCGGACGTGCCGTCCCGCCTCGGCGCCCTCACCGGCCGCGAGCTCGACGTCCTGCGCGCCCTGAGCCGCGGACTGTCCAACGCGGAGATCGCGCTCGAACTGGGCGTGGGCGAGACGACGGTCAAGACGCACATCGCGCACATCCTGGAGAAGTACGGGCTGCGCGACAGGGTGCAGGCGGTCATCCTCGCGTACGACTGCGGACTGGTGGTGCCGCGCGGCAGGCGGTGA
- a CDS encoding sensor histidine kinase: MDFMDSFAGRRVPRAVTDAGLALLFTAGAFAPLGPMPPEAPVLRTPDALFAVLALLSALPLAVHRRFPLPVLLVMTAAAAALQGRHFIPQLSGPQGTSIGPAYIGVATAVLLTALRGTPRTATLVVAVVIPAAAVTEAVLAAAGHRLATFLTEAVLLVAAWALGRLTRARSAIRDQALERAAALERAQAANARAAVMEERARIARELHDIVAHNVSLMVVQTIAADRVQDRDGDKAHELHGTIEETGRATVTELRRLLDVLRTEDEADSDPNKEPPQPTVEAVPALLDAVRATGLTIDCSTTGTPVELPAGSHLTVYRVVQEALTNTLKHAGRTRTGLTVAWEPEHRRLAVRICDDGPRPDGEPAARPPAPADGRGHGLVGMRERVLAVGGSLYTGPRPGGGYCVHAVVPLPRSPAVPHDDPLHHDPPHHDPPHHDSHDLRHEGHPPYARDPRPAGR, translated from the coding sequence ATGGACTTCATGGACTCGTTCGCGGGACGGCGGGTGCCCCGGGCCGTCACCGACGCGGGTCTGGCCCTGCTGTTCACCGCGGGGGCGTTCGCCCCGCTCGGGCCGATGCCGCCCGAAGCGCCCGTACTGCGCACCCCGGACGCCCTGTTCGCCGTACTCGCCCTGCTGTCCGCGCTGCCGCTGGCCGTCCACCGGCGGTTCCCCCTGCCGGTCCTGCTGGTCATGACGGCGGCGGCGGCCGCGCTCCAGGGACGGCACTTCATCCCGCAGCTGTCGGGCCCGCAGGGCACCTCCATCGGGCCCGCCTACATCGGCGTGGCCACGGCCGTCCTGCTGACCGCCCTGCGGGGCACGCCCAGGACGGCCACCCTGGTCGTGGCCGTGGTCATCCCGGCCGCGGCCGTCACCGAGGCGGTCCTCGCCGCGGCCGGCCACCGCCTCGCCACGTTCCTGACGGAGGCCGTGCTGCTGGTCGCGGCGTGGGCGCTCGGCCGGCTCACCCGGGCCCGCTCCGCCATCCGCGACCAGGCCCTGGAGCGGGCCGCGGCGCTGGAACGCGCGCAGGCGGCCAACGCGCGCGCCGCCGTCATGGAGGAGCGGGCCCGGATCGCCCGCGAGCTGCACGACATCGTCGCGCACAACGTCAGCCTCATGGTCGTCCAGACGATCGCCGCCGACCGGGTGCAGGACCGCGACGGCGACAAGGCCCACGAACTGCACGGCACCATCGAGGAGACCGGCCGGGCGACCGTCACCGAACTGCGCAGGCTGCTCGACGTCCTGCGCACGGAGGACGAGGCGGACTCCGATCCGAACAAGGAGCCGCCGCAGCCCACCGTCGAGGCCGTTCCCGCCCTGCTGGACGCGGTGCGCGCGACGGGCCTCACCATCGACTGCTCGACGACCGGGACGCCCGTCGAGCTGCCGGCCGGCTCACACCTGACCGTCTACCGCGTCGTGCAGGAGGCCCTCACCAACACGCTCAAGCACGCCGGCCGCACCCGTACCGGTCTCACCGTGGCCTGGGAACCGGAGCACCGGCGGCTCGCCGTCCGGATCTGCGACGACGGCCCCCGGCCGGACGGGGAGCCGGCAGCGCGGCCGCCCGCCCCTGCCGACGGCCGCGGTCACGGACTGGTCGGCATGCGGGAACGTGTCCTCGCCGTGGGCGGTTCCCTGTACACCGGTCCGCGGCCGGGCGGCGGTTACTGCGTCCACGCGGTGGTGCCGCTGCCCCGCTCCCCGGCCGTCCCGCACGACGACCCGTTGCACCACGACCCGCCCCACCACGACCCGCCGCACCACGACAGCCACGACCTCCGCCACGAAGGGCACCCCCCGTATGCACGCGATCCGCGTCCTGCTGGTCGATGA